In Fodinibius saliphilus, a genomic segment contains:
- the sufC gene encoding Fe-S cluster assembly ATPase SufC, giving the protein MLEIKDLHVCVEEDGTEILKGVNLTINEGEVHAIMGPNGSGKSTLSKVVAGHEAYEVTQGDILFEGESILELEADERAHLGLFLAFQYPVEVPGVTNKNLLRQAYNTIAAERGREELDPLQFEDYAKEKLELVDMKPEFIERSVNAGFSGGEKKRNEIFQMAVLDPKISFLDETDSGLDIDALKTVANGINEISDDENAVVLVTHYQRILDYITPDHVHVMIDGKIAKSGDKDLAIKLEEQGYDWLIEPATASVNGEQQ; this is encoded by the coding sequence GTGCTAGAAATAAAGGATTTACATGTATGTGTAGAAGAGGATGGAACGGAAATCCTCAAAGGTGTTAATTTGACGATTAATGAAGGAGAGGTTCATGCAATAATGGGCCCTAACGGTAGTGGAAAGAGTACTCTTTCCAAAGTTGTTGCCGGACATGAAGCGTATGAAGTAACACAAGGTGACATTCTGTTTGAGGGGGAAAGTATTCTCGAGCTTGAAGCAGATGAACGAGCTCATTTGGGACTTTTCCTTGCATTCCAGTACCCGGTAGAAGTACCCGGTGTCACAAATAAGAACTTATTACGCCAGGCTTACAATACCATTGCTGCAGAACGAGGACGTGAAGAATTAGATCCACTGCAGTTCGAAGATTATGCCAAAGAGAAGCTGGAATTGGTTGATATGAAGCCGGAATTTATTGAACGTAGCGTCAATGCCGGTTTTAGTGGTGGTGAAAAGAAGCGTAATGAGATTTTTCAAATGGCTGTCTTAGATCCTAAGATTTCATTTTTGGATGAAACTGATTCAGGACTCGATATTGATGCTCTTAAAACGGTAGCCAATGGAATCAATGAGATCTCTGATGATGAGAATGCTGTTGTCTTGGTAACACACTATCAACGTATTCTTGACTACATTACACCAGATCATGTACACGTTATGATCGACGGTAAGATTGCGAAGTCCGGTGATAAAGATCTTGCTATCAAGCTCGAAGAGCAAGGGTATGACTGGTTGATTGAACCTGCAACTGCATCTGTAAATGGAGAACAGCAATAA
- the sufB gene encoding Fe-S cluster assembly protein SufB has translation MSETEALESMVGGEYKYGFTTDVEYEDFPTGINEDIIREISRRKDEPEWVLEFRLEAFEKWKQMEEPDWPNVEYEKPNFDDIQYYSSTKKKDGKKAESLEDVDDQILETYEKLGIPLEEQKQLQGIAVDAVFDSESIFTTFKEKLAEAGVIFCSISEAIQDHPELVKEYMGSVVPKGDNFYAALNSAVFSDGSFVYVPEDTVCPMDLSTYFRINNMQSGQFERTLIICEDNSHVSYLEGCTAPMYQENQLHAAVVELVALEDAEIKYSTIQNWYSGDEKGQGGIFNFVTKRGHCRGDNSKISWTQVETGSAITWKYPSVIMQGDGSIGEFFSVAVTNNRQQADTGTKMIHVGENTKSTIISKGISAGESDNSYRGLVKISPRAENAQNYSVCDSMLIGQTSGAHTFPYIESANPTAKVEHEASTSRVGEDQIFYLQQRGMDEDDAISLIVNGFCKEVLQELPMEFAVEADKLLGIKLEGSVG, from the coding sequence ATGAGTGAAACTGAAGCACTTGAATCCATGGTTGGTGGTGAGTATAAGTATGGATTTACCACCGATGTGGAATATGAAGATTTTCCAACAGGTATTAACGAGGATATCATCCGGGAAATATCTCGCCGCAAGGACGAGCCGGAATGGGTATTGGAGTTTCGTCTTGAAGCTTTTGAGAAATGGAAGCAGATGGAAGAACCCGACTGGCCCAATGTCGAATATGAGAAACCAAATTTCGATGATATTCAATATTATTCATCTACAAAGAAGAAGGATGGTAAAAAGGCTGAAAGTCTTGAAGACGTAGATGACCAGATTCTGGAAACCTATGAGAAACTGGGTATTCCCCTTGAAGAACAAAAGCAACTACAAGGTATTGCTGTAGATGCGGTATTCGATAGTGAGTCGATCTTTACTACGTTCAAGGAGAAACTTGCTGAAGCGGGCGTAATATTCTGCTCTATTTCGGAAGCTATCCAAGATCATCCCGAGCTTGTTAAAGAATATATGGGTTCGGTTGTACCCAAAGGCGATAACTTTTATGCAGCTCTTAACTCAGCGGTATTTTCTGACGGTTCATTTGTATATGTGCCGGAAGATACGGTATGCCCGATGGATCTTTCTACATATTTTCGTATCAATAATATGCAGTCTGGTCAGTTCGAACGTACTCTTATTATCTGCGAGGACAACAGCCATGTAAGCTATCTTGAAGGTTGTACTGCGCCGATGTACCAGGAAAACCAGTTGCATGCTGCCGTTGTAGAGCTTGTTGCTCTTGAGGATGCAGAAATTAAATACTCTACCATTCAGAACTGGTATTCCGGGGATGAAAAAGGGCAAGGCGGTATCTTTAACTTTGTTACTAAGCGTGGACACTGCCGTGGTGATAATTCCAAGATCTCCTGGACCCAGGTAGAAACGGGATCTGCCATTACCTGGAAGTATCCAAGCGTAATAATGCAGGGTGATGGTTCTATCGGAGAATTCTTCTCTGTAGCGGTAACCAATAATCGTCAGCAGGCCGATACGGGTACGAAGATGATTCACGTAGGTGAGAATACAAAGAGTACTATTATCTCAAAAGGTATCTCGGCCGGTGAATCTGATAATAGTTATCGTGGACTTGTTAAAATTAGTCCGCGCGCAGAAAACGCTCAAAACTATTCGGTTTGTGACTCCATGTTAATTGGACAGACCTCTGGGGCGCATACATTCCCGTATATTGAGTCGGCGAACCCTACTGCAAAAGTTGAACACGAAGCTTCAACAAGCAGGGTCGGTGAAGATCAGATCTTTTACTTACAACAGCGCGGAATGGATGAGGATGATGCAATTTCACTCATTGTAAATGGTTTTTGTAAAGAAGTGTTGCAAGAACTACCGATGGAATTTGCTGTTGAGGCCGATAAGTTGCTTGGTATCAAGCTTGAAGGAAGCGTCGGTTAG